GAACAGGAAGACATTCTCCAGATGTTCGAAGGCCTGGTAAAACGCGTATTTAAAGACGTAAAGAATATCGACTATTCCGATGCCGTACAACGTATGAGCTGGGAAGATGCTATGTGGAACTATGGTAACGACAAACCCGATATCCGTTTTGGCATGCAGTTGCTGAACCTGAAATCAGCCTTCACCCGCGCCGGTAACCTGGAAGCGACAGGTGAACTGATCAATGGCGCCGGCTTCGGCGTATTCGACAATGCAGAAACAGTGATCGCTATCGCCGTTCCCGGTTGTGCAGAATATAGCCGCAAACAAACCGACGAACTGACCGATTGGGTAAAACGTCCCCAGATAGGCATGCAGGGCCTGGTATTCATCAAATGTAATCCCGACGGCACTTTCAAAAGCAGCGTAGATAAGTTCTATAGCGAAGACAAACTGAAAGCGATAGCTACAGCAGCCGGCGCACAGTCAGGCGACCTCCTCCTGATAGTAGCAGGCCGCGAAGAACGCACCCGTAAAGCAGCCAGCGAATTACGCCTCGAAATGGGCAAAAGACTTGGCTTACGTAAGGCCGATGAATTTAAGCTGTTATGGGTACTGGACTTCCCATTATTCGAATATGCCGAAGAGGAAAACCGTTGGGTAGCGCGTCACCACCCTTTCACTTCTCCCAAGCCTTCCGATATACCGGTGATGATCAACAACGACCCGGCTATCGCGAATGCAGAAAAATACCTGGAACATCCCTATTCCAACATTAAAGCCAATGCCTATGATATGGTGTTGAACGGCAATGAAATTGGCGGTGGTTCTATCCGTATTTTCCAGCGTGAGCTGCAGGAGAAAATGTTTGCAGCATTGGGTATGAGCAATGAAGAAGCATTGGACAAATTCGGCTTCCTGTTGGGCGCCTTTGAATATGGAGCGCCACCACATGGCGGCCTGGCCTTTGGTTTCGACAGGCTTTGCGCTATCATCGGCGGCAGCGAAAGCATCCGCGACTTTATCGCATTCCCCAAAAACAACAGCGGCCGCGACGTCATGCTCGACGCCCCCGCAGCAATCGATCAAAAACAGTTCGACGAATTACAGATCAAACTGAATTTGCAATAAGCCAATCAATTATAAAAGAGGTTGTATCGGAAGATGCAACCTCTTTTATATTCCCTATTTGCCCAACCGCGCCCCGCTTAAGCTGTTATCAACAACTATATTGCTCCCATACGGCCCACCGCTCTTTCTATGCTGGAATAGTATTTGTACCGCAACAGGAAACAAATAACCGCTACATATGTCTTACACTCATTTAGCTTACCTGAAGCCAGGCAAATCCATCGACCTGGAAACGCTTGAAAACAATATTGCCGCCCGCTATGAGGGAATGAAAAACAGCACCAAACCAGTCATTGTAGATGAAGCAGGCATGCTCCGTATTTCATTCAATAGCTACAACTTCTATATCACCCTTGTCTCCGCATCACACGTAGCCGTAGAAGCCAGAGAAACGGCGGAACAAGTCGATAAAGACTGGGCTGAAAACGCCTACGATAAAGGAGCACTAAAAGAATCCACCATACGGCTCGACTTTTATGGAGATGCCGACCCCGAAATGGAATACTTCAATGACAGCCTTTTCATCCTCGAAGAAATAGAAAAGACCGGCGACACGATTATTTTTCATAGCAACTAGAACCATACAGCAGCTACACAGCCTGCTTTCAAATCAGTATAAAAATTAGCGGCGGTTATTGAAATAACCGCCGCTACTACTATCATACAATATCAGCGTATACCATTATTCATATTCATACAAAAAGCCTCTGCTAACGCTACTGCGGTCAAAATCCTTCTCAAATCCCTTTACCAGTAAGTTGCGCTTATCATAAGTATATACGCCGTTACCAGCGGTATCCCATTTATTCGATTCCTCGTTAAGATACAACCCGGTAATACCAACACAGTTGCCGGCGTCATCATATTTATAAAAACTCTTTCCCACAACAACACCTTTATAGCTGCTTTCGCTCTGCACTAACTTGCCATCCTTATTATACAGAAACGCCTGATCTCCCATCTTTACAATATTCCCGCGGTTATCATAGGCATACTCAGTACGCTTCGATTGATCGCGGCTTAATTCATACATCCGGCCAATCATGATATTGTCGCTGTATTTTATCCTGCCATGCTCTTCATATACATAATTGGTGCGTTGTACATTGGTATCTATTCCCTCTGTGATATCCGTTTTCATTACCTGGTTACCCAACGAATCATACACATAGATAACCGTTCCCTCACGGGGGTCGATATT
The Filimonas effusa genome window above contains:
- the aspS gene encoding aspartate--tRNA ligase, which codes for MYRSHTCGELRSGDINKEVTLAGWVQTVRKLGAAITFIDLRDRYGITQLLFGEELSPLLDATPLGREYVIQIKGIVTERTSKNANIPTGDIEITVQSFTILNKSAVPPFTITDETDGGEDLRMKFRYLDLRRNAVKKNIELRYAVSRSARNYLHENGFMDIETPFLIKSSPEGARDFVVPSRMNPGQFYALPQSPQTFKQLLMVSGYDRYYQIVKCFRDEDLRADRQPEFAQIDCEMSFVEQEDILQMFEGLVKRVFKDVKNIDYSDAVQRMSWEDAMWNYGNDKPDIRFGMQLLNLKSAFTRAGNLEATGELINGAGFGVFDNAETVIAIAVPGCAEYSRKQTDELTDWVKRPQIGMQGLVFIKCNPDGTFKSSVDKFYSEDKLKAIATAAGAQSGDLLLIVAGREERTRKAASELRLEMGKRLGLRKADEFKLLWVLDFPLFEYAEEENRWVARHHPFTSPKPSDIPVMINNDPAIANAEKYLEHPYSNIKANAYDMVLNGNEIGGGSIRIFQRELQEKMFAALGMSNEEALDKFGFLLGAFEYGAPPHGGLAFGFDRLCAIIGGSESIRDFIAFPKNNSGRDVMLDAPAAIDQKQFDELQIKLNLQ